The Deinococcus aestuarii genome includes the window TTCGCCCCTGCGTCGCTGTGTGGCACCGGCTCCTCGACGAAAGCTTCCGGCTGTCCAGTTCGCGGATTCCATCTCAAGCGGTGCTTCTGAAACCTCTCGCGGTACTTGCCCAGGTCGTGCAGGTAGCCGGTGAGCCGCGCGTGGGGCAGGAGTTTCGGCACATCGACGTAGCGGACGTGATGTTCCAACCGAAGCGTCACCCCGATGACATGCGCTTTCAACGTCTGCCAGTTCGGGTTTTCCCGACTCGGGCTGTGGCCCATGAAGACGGGTGTCACGCCGCCCCCCCTTCCGGGAATTGGGCAGGCTCTACCTCGGCGTTCTCGGCGGCGGCACGCAATTCGCGCTGCCAGTGCCCGCGCAGTTCGGGGGGGCCCAGCACCTGCACGCGCGGGCCCCAGCCCAGAATCCAGGGGAGCAGTTCACGGGGCAGGCCGGTGGCGTCCACGGGGGCCTGGACGGTGGTATCGATGGTGCCGTCGGGGTTGCGGAAGGGCTCGCTCAGTTGGGCGTACCCGCCTTCCAGGATGCGGTACGCCGCATCGGGCCGGAAACGCAACCTCACGGTCATGGTGTGGTTGCCCTGGGCGCCGACCACACCCCAGGCCGAGTGCAGGAAGGCGGCGGGGTCAAAAGTCTCGAGGATAGCATAGCTCTGCTCGCGCAGCACACGCACGTTCTGCATCCGCGAAAGCTTGAAGGTCCGCACCGCATGGTGGTAGGTCGTCTCCTGGCCGATTACGTACAGGTCGAGGTTGACCGGGTGCGCCTCGATGAGATACGTCTCGACGATGTTGGTTCTGAGCCGCCCGCTGCCCCCGGGTTTGCGGTACTCGAAGCGCAGAGGGTGGCCGTCCGCCCAGGCGCCGCCGACGTGTTCGAGATTCATACTCTCGCGGCTGCGGCGCTTGCCAATGTCCTCCATGCCGCGTCCGGCCACCTCCCGCACTCGCTCGGGGAGCCAGGCCGTGAGCTGCCGCAGGGCTTCTTGGTGGTGCAGACGGTTGCCCGGGGCACGGTGGTACATCAGTCGGGCGGCGGAATACAGCGCAAGCAGGCTGACCGGGTGCAGGGTGGTGCGGTGGGTGCGTATCCGGTAGCGCGGCGGCCGGACGTTCAGGCACTCGAATTCCGGTTCCAGCCGCTCCAGGACCTCAAGGTCCCGTTGCACAGCACGCTCGATGCCGGGCCAGCCGTCACCGCCCACCAGCGCCCCCGGGTACAACCGCAGGGCGAGGTCTCGCACGCTGAATTGCCCCTCACGCAGTAGGGCAGCTAGGCGAAACAAGCGCTCAGCTTTGGGCAGGGTCTCCAGAACCCGGTGGGTCATGACTACAGCATGCCCGCGAGGTGTCGGCAAGTTGTCGCGAAGTGATACGCGCGCTCGATTATTCAGAAAAACTGAGCGATTCGTGCGCAGAACGCCAGTCCACCACCCAGGGGTCGAGACGGCCCTCGCAGAAGGTGTCGGCGTGTTCGGGGGGCGGCAGCAGCAGCGGTTCCCAGCACACCTCCGGCGAGAGGGTCAGCAGCGTGCCACTGCTCTGCACGGCGCCCGGCCAGCCCAGCACAGCGCGCAGCTCGGTCACCACGCGGCTCAGGGCTTGCCGACGCTGCCGCTCTCCGTTGCCGGGGAGGTCGAGGGCCTCCAGCACCCGCTCGGTGGCGGCGCTGCCCCGGTGGGCCACGAGAAAGGCCAGCAGCGACGCCGCCGGACGCACAGGGGACAGCTCGACCGACCGGCCGTTCATCTTCAGCCTCAGCGGACCGTCGGCGCTCAACCTCGCCGTCCAGACCCGGGACTGGGGCTGCCTGCCGACCAGGGTGAAGACCTCGGGGAACACCTGCGCTTCCAGATCGGTCCACCACGCTGGCGCCTCCAGGCGGCACAAAAGCTCGCCCGCCACGGCCTCCTCACCGCCCAGTCGGCACAGTTCGGCGCGCACGACCGTCTCGCGCCAGTCATCTTGGAGGCGAGCGTGGCGGGCCAGGGCCAGGAGATCGGCGGCGCTGTCCTGGTGGCCCAACCGGACGCTCAGGGCAGCCAGATCGATGTACAGCGGGTGGGGCATACCGTCGGGGACGCCCTCGTGGCGCAGGGCGTCGTGCAGACGGCTCAGCGCTTCGTCCAGGTGGCCGCGCAGCCGCATGACTTCGGCCGAGGAGCGCATTGCCATTACGCTGTCGGGAACGTTGTCCGAGGTGCGGATGGCCTGAGCATAGGCGTGTTCAGCCCGCGCCCACTGGCCCCAGCGCAGGTATAACCCGCCCAGTCCCCGCCACGCGGTCGAGACGTGCCCGACCCCCTCGCCAGAGGTCCCCATCCGCACGGCCTCGCGCAGGGCCCGCTCGGCGGCCTCCAGGTCGCCCGTCCGCAGGCAGGCGATGCCCAAGTTCGCCAGGGTCAGGGTTAGCGCCCGGTCGTCGCCGCGCAACTCGGGCAGGGCGCGGGCCAGGATTTCCCGCGCCGCGCCCTCCTGTCCCGCACGGATGAGTGCCACTCCCCATTCCAGGCTGAGCAGGCCCCGGTCGCGCCGCCCGGAGATCCGGTACGCTTCCGCGAACGCCTCCGGCCATTCGGGGCGACCCAGCGCCTCCAGGGCGCAGGCGCGGAACCGGGCAGCCACCACGGCACTCCTTCCTTCTAAGCCACCCTCCAGGGCGGTCTCGGCCCAGCGCAGCGTAGCGGGCCAGCGGTTCTCGCGCGAGGCCCGGTATGCTTCAAAGGCAGGCCAGCGTCCAGGCGAATCGGCGTCTAGTACCTCGTCGGCCAGAGCCAGGTCGTTGGCCCGATAGGCCGTCCACAGCAGCGCCTCGGGCCAGTCATCCGCGAGGCGCACATGGGGGGGCACACACCCGACCAGCGCCCGCAACATCTGCGCCTGGGCCCGCGACGCCACTTGCCGCGCCGCTTGGCGCACGTGCAGGGCCGCCGCCGCCCATGCTTCCGCCAGCAACAGGACCTGCACATGCTCGAACACCTCAGAGGGCCGCCCCATCAGGGAAAGTCTAGAGTCACAAACCGAAAAAAACATCCGGCCAGGACGCCGGATGTTCACGAGCTCACGAGCAGCGGCGGGGAGTCAGCCGCCGGTCGGCCGCGTGGGGTCCTCCTGCACCTGCTCCAGGGGCGTGTGCACCGACCCACCGCATCGCATCGCTCCCGCCACGCCGAGAACCAACACCAGCATTGCCAGCAGTTTCCGCATCAGACCTCCTCTGTCCAGGTGGGAAAAGCTCCCACCGACACGGCACATGCGCCCTGGGGCGAAGTGCAGGCACAGGGTCGACTAGCAGCCCGACACTGGCCGTCGAGGCAGAAACGAAGCGGAAAGGAGAACGCGAACACCCCGCGCCGATAAAAAGGGGGGGTGTTCGCGCAGGCAACGGTACTGGCCTGGAAAGCAAATATCGTTATGTCGTCAATGAGGGTAGGACGAACATCGGGGCTAACCTTCGAGGTTCGCGTAATCCGGTGGACAACTTGCGTCTAGGCCAGAATCCAAGCACACTACCGTTGCAGCCTGCCCTCGGGCGGGCTGAGGATTGAAACTTCCCGGCGATGTTCTGGCTGCCAAGCAGGTAGCGTTGCAGCCTGCCCTCGGGCGGGCTGAGGATTGAAACCAAGACCGAGGAGGAAGCCCGACAGCGGTACGCGGTTGCAGCCTGCCCTCGGGCGGGCTGAGGATTGAAACACCCTCGACGCGAAGAACCTGAACGGTAAAACCCTGTTGCAGCCTGCCCTCGGGCGGGCTGAGGATTGAAACCGCCCTTCCCCCTTGCTCACCGTCGGCGACCTGATGTTGCAGCCTGCCCTCGGGCGGGCTGAGGATTGAAACTTCTGCACGGCGGCGGTGCGCTCGGCGTTGTCCCGTTGCAGCCTGCCCTCGGGCGGGCTGAGGATTGAAACTTATAGTAAAATGCGGCATGACCACAGAACCACCAGTTGCAGCCTGCCCTCGGGCGGGCTGAGGATTGAAACGGGGCGATGATGAAGAGGGCGACGAGCACACCACAGTTGCAGCCTGCCCTCGGGCGGGCTGAGGATTGAAACGCGGCCATGACCTGCGCGTAGCTCTCCCGGATGGTTGCAGCCTGCCCTCGGGCGGGCTGAGGATTGAAACCCACATGGGTCCCCGAGGTCAGCAGGCCCGCCGCCGTTGCAGCCTGCCCTCGGGCGGGCTGAGGATTGAAACCACCGTCGGCGCGGAGACAACCACGGCTTCGAGTTGCAGCCTGCCCTCGGGCGGGCTGAGGATTGAAACGCATTCAGGCCGACACACCGACCGAACGCTGATGTTGCAGCCTGCCCTCGGGCGGGCTGAGGATTGAAACAGCGCGGCGTCCTTGAGGTCGGCGAGATCAAAGACGTTGCAGCCTGCCCTCGGGCGGGCTGAGGATTGAAACAGGCCGAGGTGGAGACCATCGGCGCTCAGCCCGCGTTGCAGCCTGCCCTCGGGCGGGCTGAGGATTGAAACCTCCGCCTCAAGGAGACGGCATGAACAGGCTCTACAGTTGCAGCCTGCCCTCGGGCGGGCTGAGGATTGAAACCTCGACGCGCACACGGGCGAGGAACTGACCGTCGTTGCAGCCTGCCCTCGGGCGGGCTGAGGATTGAAACACCCACTCGCCGAGCGCAGGGGCAAGGATCGGTGCGGTTGCAGCCTGCCCTCGGGCGGGCTGAGGATTGAAACACGCTCATCGAGACCCCACCAGTAGAGCTTGCCCGTTGCAGCCTGCCCTCGGGCGGGCTGAGGATTGAAACTTAAATTTATTGTAGATGTACGGCACCTTGTCGCGGGTTGCAGCCTGCCCTCGGGCGGGCTGAGGATTGAAACCCAGGCACGCAGGTCATCGCGGTGGCGCTGACGCGTTGCAGCCTGCCCTCGGGCGGGCTGAGGATTGAAACTTCTCGCACATCACCAACGGGCAGGGCTTCGGGGTTGCAGCCTGCCCTCGGGCGGGCTGAGGATTGAAACAGGCCGCCCGGGGTGAGCTGGAGGATGCCGGTCAGGTTGCAGCCTGCCCTCGGGCGGGCTGAGGATTGAAACACCGAGGACGCGGACTACGTGATCCTGCTGCGCCGTTGCAGCCTGCCCTCGGGCGGGCTGAGGATTGAAACTCGGTGACGCCGCCGACGTGACCTACAAGCCCCGTTGCAGCCTGCCCTCGGGCGGGCTGAGGATTGAAACTCCAGGCGCGGCACGGTCTCGACACGACCACCGTCGTTGCAGCCTGCCCTCGGGCGGGCTGAGGATTGAAACACGTCGTCTGGCCGGTCGTGCTCACCCCCACACACGTTGCAGCCTGCCCTCGGGCGGGCTGAGGATTGAAACTCGAACTCGCGTTGCGCGAGGGTCAGGTCGGCGGTGTTGCAGCCTGCCCTCGGGCGGGCTGAGGATTGAAACAAGAGCATCCTGAAGATCGGGAAGCGCCGAGAGGTGTTGCAGCCTGCCCTCGGGCGGGCTGAGGATTGAAACTTCAACCCATGCGCCGCCAGGGAATACACGCCTTGCGTTGCAGCCTGCCCTCGGGCGGGCTGAGGATTGAAACCACCTGCTCGGTCTTGCCAGTCCTGCCGTACAGGTGTTGCAGCCTGCCCTCGGGCGGGCTGAGGATTGAAACAGGGCGAAGCCGGAGAGGTTGCGGGCGAAGGTCTTCGTTGCAGC containing:
- a CDS encoding helix-turn-helix transcriptional regulator — protein: MTHRVLETLPKAERLFRLAALLREGQFSVRDLALRLYPGALVGGDGWPGIERAVQRDLEVLERLEPEFECLNVRPPRYRIRTHRTTLHPVSLLALYSAARLMYHRAPGNRLHHQEALRQLTAWLPERVREVAGRGMEDIGKRRSRESMNLEHVGGAWADGHPLRFEYRKPGGSGRLRTNIVETYLIEAHPVNLDLYVIGQETTYHHAVRTFKLSRMQNVRVLREQSYAILETFDPAAFLHSAWGVVGAQGNHTMTVRLRFRPDAAYRILEGGYAQLSEPFRNPDGTIDTTVQAPVDATGLPRELLPWILGWGPRVQVLGPPELRGHWQRELRAAAENAEVEPAQFPEGGAA
- a CDS encoding tetratricopeptide repeat protein, coding for MGRPSEVFEHVQVLLLAEAWAAAALHVRQAARQVASRAQAQMLRALVGCVPPHVRLADDWPEALLWTAYRANDLALADEVLDADSPGRWPAFEAYRASRENRWPATLRWAETALEGGLEGRSAVVAARFRACALEALGRPEWPEAFAEAYRISGRRDRGLLSLEWGVALIRAGQEGAAREILARALPELRGDDRALTLTLANLGIACLRTGDLEAAERALREAVRMGTSGEGVGHVSTAWRGLGGLYLRWGQWARAEHAYAQAIRTSDNVPDSVMAMRSSAEVMRLRGHLDEALSRLHDALRHEGVPDGMPHPLYIDLAALSVRLGHQDSAADLLALARHARLQDDWRETVVRAELCRLGGEEAVAGELLCRLEAPAWWTDLEAQVFPEVFTLVGRQPQSRVWTARLSADGPLRLKMNGRSVELSPVRPAASLLAFLVAHRGSAATERVLEALDLPGNGERQRRQALSRVVTELRAVLGWPGAVQSSGTLLTLSPEVCWEPLLLPPPEHADTFCEGRLDPWVVDWRSAHESLSFSE